The following is a genomic window from Bacillus sp. FJAT-52991.
GGTGCCAACAAAGTCGAAACAGAGGTCATCGCAATGGACAAAGGTACATTTCCTTTCGCAAGATACACCATCACATTCGAAGCGGTTCCTCCTGGGACTGATCCAAGCAAGACAAGTCCTGCGGCTAATTCAGCTGGTAAATTCAGCAAATAAGCAATGGCAAATGCAGTGAGTGGCATAATCATAAATTGGGCACACACGCCGATAATGACAGGAAGCGGCTTTGTTAAGATGATTTTGAAATCAACAGCTTTTAACGTTAGACCCATGCCGAACATAACAACACCTAATAAAATGGTGATATATCCTTGGAATACAACAAAAGGAGCGGGAACGAAAAAAGAAATTAAGGCCGTTAAAATCACCCAAACCGCAAAATATTTTCCAGCAATGTTACTGATTGTTTCTAAAAGTTTCATACATTCACCTCTTATGACTTCGTATTTAATATTTTATTGGGATTTAATAGAGTAAGAGGATCAAGCGCTTGTTTGATTTTTCCCATGACAAGCAAGGCCTTTCCATGTTCTTTCTCTTGATATTTCTGTTTGCCGATCCCAACACCATGTTCTCCAGTACAAGTGCCGCCTCGTTCAATCGCATACATCACGATTTTTTCATTTAATTCATCGGCTTTTGTCTTCTCTTCCTCGTCATTCATATCAATCATTAACAGCACATGGAAATTACCATCCCCCACATGTCCAACAATTCCTCCAATTAGCGCCATCGCATCAAGCTCTTCCCTTGCATAACGAATCGCTCCTGCTAATTCAGAAATCGGTACACAGACATCGGTGACCATTAGCTTTTTCCCCGGATACCCATGAACATAAGCGTAGGCTAAATTGTGGCGTGCTTCCCATAGCTGCACGCGAGCGGCATTGTCCGTTTCAAATTCAATTTCTTCACATTGAAACTCGGCAACAATTTCCTTCATAAAATCTACATCTTGCTTTAAGCCTGCTGCATTTCCATGGAACTCCAAAAATAACGTCGGCTGTTCCTTATACGATGTGTCGCTATGAAGATTGACTTGCTTCATCGACGGTTCATCTACCAGCTCGACTCGGGCAATCGGAATCCCCGCTTGCAAAATGCCAACTACCGCTCCGACCGCATCATCGACCGTTGGAAAAGAAGATCTGGCCGCCATAATAAATTCCGGAATTCCATAGACACGGAGCGTTAATTCGGTAAAGCAGCCTAACGTCCCCTCCGAACCAACAAACAGACTATTTAAATGATAGCCCGATGAAGATTTCGCTGCTAAATTACCTGTGTGAATCACGGTGCCATCCGCTAGCACCACTTCTAGATCACGCACTTGATCACGCATCACACCATATTTCACGGAAGTGGTCCCGCTAGCATTTGTTGCGGCCATTCCTCCAAGCGTGGCATCGGCCCCTGGATCAACGGAGAAAAACAAGCCATGTTTTTTCAACTCTTTATTCAATTGCGAACGCGTCACACCAGGCTGCACACGAACGAGAAAGTCTTCTGCTCTTACTTCTAATACTTTGTTCATTTGCGAAAAATCAATCGTTATGCCATGATCATACGGAATGGTATGCCCTTCTAAGCTCGACCCTACTCCGAATGGTACGACTGGCACCTCATATTCAGTAGCGATTTTCATGACCGCACTCACTTGTTCCGTCGATATTGGAAAAACGACCACATCCGGTGTGCTCGCCGCATGATAAGATTCATCTTTACTATGCTGTTCTAAAATCGTTTCATTGACTGATACTTGCTGATCAGAAAGAGCCCCACGTAAAGCTCCGACCCATTCTTTTTTTGTATTCATTTTCATTTCCTCCATCATCATCTATAATCCGTTAATGGTCTAA
Proteins encoded in this region:
- a CDS encoding FAD-binding oxidoreductase, with the protein product MNTKKEWVGALRGALSDQQVSVNETILEQHSKDESYHAASTPDVVVFPISTEQVSAVMKIATEYEVPVVPFGVGSSLEGHTIPYDHGITIDFSQMNKVLEVRAEDFLVRVQPGVTRSQLNKELKKHGLFFSVDPGADATLGGMAATNASGTTSVKYGVMRDQVRDLEVVLADGTVIHTGNLAAKSSSGYHLNSLFVGSEGTLGCFTELTLRVYGIPEFIMAARSSFPTVDDAVGAVVGILQAGIPIARVELVDEPSMKQVNLHSDTSYKEQPTLFLEFHGNAAGLKQDVDFMKEIVAEFQCEEIEFETDNAARVQLWEARHNLAYAYVHGYPGKKLMVTDVCVPISELAGAIRYAREELDAMALIGGIVGHVGDGNFHVLLMIDMNDEEEKTKADELNEKIVMYAIERGGTCTGEHGVGIGKQKYQEKEHGKALLVMGKIKQALDPLTLLNPNKILNTKS